The following are encoded together in the Phaseolus vulgaris cultivar G19833 chromosome 9, P. vulgaris v2.0, whole genome shotgun sequence genome:
- the LOC137820543 gene encoding chromatin remodeling protein SHL, translated as MAKPKAPRRTLESYSVKHITKTIRAGDCVLMRPSDPGKPSYVARIERIEADARGANVKIHVRWYYRPEESIGGRRQFHGSKEVFLSDHFDVQSTDTIEGKCTVHSFKSYTKLDAVGNDDFFCRFEYNSSTGAFNPDRVAVYCKCEMPYNPDDLMVQCEGCSDWFHPACIDMTVEEAKRLDHFFCESCSAEGQKKLQNSHSASRLSDTKVDTKRRRR; from the exons ATGGCAAAACCGAAGGCTCCAAGGCGAACCCTAGAGTCATACTCAGTCAAACACATAACCAAAACCATTAGAG CTGGCGATTGCGTGCTCATGCGGCCGTCGGATCCGGGAAAACCGTCATATGTGGCCAGGATCGAGCGGATCGAGGCGGATGCGCGTGGCGCAAATGTGAAGATTCACGTGCGGTGGTACTACCGGCCAGAGGAGTCGATCGGCGGTCGCCGCCAGTTTCACGGTTCAAAGGAGGTTTTCCTCTCTGATCACTTTGATGTTCAGAGCACCGACACAATCGAAGGCAAGTGTACGGTCCACAGCTTCAAGAGCTACACGAAACTGGATGCCGTTGGGAACGACGATTTCTTCTGTCGGTTTGAGTACAATTCCTCCACCGGTGCCTTCAATCCTGATAGAGTTGCCGT GTATTGTAAATGTGAGATGCCTTACAACCCTGACGACCTAATGGTCCAATGCGAGGGCTGCAGTGACTG gTTCCATCCTGCTTGCATAGACATGACTGTTGAAGAAGCCAAAAGACTTGACCACTTTTTTTGTGAAAGCTGCTCTGCCGAAGGTCAAAAAAAGTTGCAGAACTCTCATTCTGCTTCTAGACTCTCAGATACAAAG GTGGACACTAAACGCCGTCGTAGGTAA